A window of Pirellula sp. SH-Sr6A contains these coding sequences:
- a CDS encoding TerC family protein gives MTSLIPNIPDPFLLAAGVTSDGSLTGNIIALIALSAMEIVLGIDNLVFLSVLSSRLPKEQQKSARLIGLALAMGMRIGLLAFLFLILKLKDPFFTLDSLPLWEGAKQWLQANEEINGVSIKDLILIAGGLFLLWKSVKEIHHLVGGHHESHNAAAPPSYASVLIQVMVLDLVFSLDSVITAVGMADQLWVMISAVLLSVLIMMIFANSVAEFVEKNPTVKMLAVAFLVMIGAMLIADGSGTHVSKGYVYFAMLFSLSVEVLNLRAKYKAEEAALQKSYTEGEGY, from the coding sequence ATGACATCACTTATACCAAATATCCCAGACCCGTTCCTCTTGGCCGCAGGAGTGACCTCCGATGGAAGCCTTACCGGAAACATCATCGCCCTGATCGCTCTTTCGGCGATGGAGATTGTGCTGGGTATCGACAACTTGGTTTTTCTCTCCGTCCTTTCGAGTCGATTGCCGAAGGAGCAGCAAAAGTCGGCGCGTTTGATTGGTCTGGCCCTCGCCATGGGTATGCGGATTGGTCTGCTCGCTTTCCTCTTTTTGATTCTTAAGCTGAAGGATCCGTTCTTCACGCTTGACTCCTTGCCTCTTTGGGAGGGTGCCAAGCAATGGCTGCAAGCGAACGAAGAGATCAACGGTGTTTCCATCAAGGACTTGATCCTCATCGCCGGTGGGCTTTTCCTACTTTGGAAAAGCGTGAAGGAGATTCACCATCTCGTCGGAGGTCACCACGAATCTCACAACGCGGCCGCCCCCCCGAGTTACGCGTCTGTCTTGATCCAAGTCATGGTACTGGACTTGGTCTTCTCCCTCGACTCGGTCATTACCGCAGTGGGGATGGCTGACCAGCTTTGGGTCATGATTTCTGCGGTCCTTCTCTCCGTTCTCATCATGATGATCTTTGCAAACAGCGTCGCGGAGTTCGTGGAAAAGAATCCGACCGTGAAGATGCTGGCGGTGGCGTTCCTGGTAATGATCGGAGCCATGTTGATTGCGGACGGCAGCGGGACTCACGTCAGCAAAGGTTACGTGTACTTTGCAATGCTTTTCTCGCTCAGCGTCGAAGTCCTCAATTTGCGTGCGAAATACAAAGCCGAAGAAGCAGCCTTGCAAAAATCGTACACCGAGGGGGAAGGGTACTAG
- a CDS encoding AAA family ATPase encodes MERAKELAERLCLYNREFQIAQLLEALGNASNGVAEILLLPGPSGVGKTSLANAVRLPARESNCLVLEGKFNQFDADVPFVALRQMLQQLCTTILSASSVDRNAWREQLRLAVKDHGALLIHLVPEFAPLLGEQPPLEPIGPLEARYRFEAMIQGVLKVVCRPENPLVMFIDDCQWADPASIHLLKNLAIGSDLHFLFLIAAYRDEKTNAALPFFSLVRDWERQSVSVRRCDLPGLSLEGIKKMMRDRGLTTSGDDETLPQTILSRSAGNALFARELVQLVSQKGSHRQDNEQAADLSREGVAFLPGNILDVFTSKIAHLGNSFQSLLSTASCLGHGFELGVLASCAGISKSECQSLLDRGIPELIVPFEKHRALYSQSVGSSQQWFRFRHDRIQQAALGFIPIEDLPSTRMQVAFRMLESYTEQERLEFACDLAEHINAGSHLLRDEADVFRCVALNLTAAESAMTATAYRSALRYHRAARKCIVESNLKEVFWQKEYELAFKLYVDHAETEYLEGDFSEAERCIQAAIVRATSPIEKANARVLSLIHCTMRGMYQEAIDVGTTALQELEVSLPQEGDLVSRDLVISQIFGQLEERHFRPTDGRSTGTEDPVVRCIVQILTAMGPPCYRVRQSLWGWIVPMIVQKILSHGPLPQLCYSFSAMTGLLTYLGYDPNDTKRFMELTENWISSADPSYSDRSVAHMMLGSSARHWFSPLADCSDNYRKAMEMGKQSGNLQYATYALAHDMYCSYFAGRSLQEIVYDSEVALEFCRSRQNLWAVDLLQGGVRAIQLLHAPHQPSSADEIDFLNGLESRSHRQVAVIYHVMLAEANLFLGEFNKAWEHSEIAHRDLDFVATQGLLPWPEHLVTRLLLMVMMATEPSVVSEQQDGQNRKEEFDAMMMRLFQWAEQCPQNYLNKLYLLQAEMARRDGDYPKAAWLFDRAIEESKLSGFLQWESLANERAAELWRSVGNSVLVAIYWRSAFHGYQQWGANSKLRKMIDSFRELIATSLERTDSDPAVSNPEIKDYCHAIIDRQTQLLSMETRRLENQLDSEKATQVVGALRSAAETMRRDLAANREAAQQLKEQRDRERAIKETLEQRVQLRTQELEIVAKKLKEANRILERRNEELDQFAYIASHDLKAPLHGITLVSAWLREDGGEWLPESSRRYLDELDLRVQRMANLLDSILSYARAGRSLEQVELVSVQDLIHRILESLHRPEEFRIHVQLPMPVLHTDPNGMQQVFQNLIQNAIKHHDRIDGNITISWRNLIDMYEFVVADDGPGIDPRYHTKIFQMFQTLRPWTEVEGSGIGLSIAKRVVELHGGQISIESELGRGTRFRFTWPIRATDYR; translated from the coding sequence ATGGAGCGTGCAAAGGAACTGGCGGAGCGATTGTGTCTATACAATCGCGAGTTTCAAATCGCACAGTTATTGGAGGCATTGGGAAACGCGAGCAACGGAGTCGCTGAAATATTGCTTTTGCCGGGGCCGTCCGGTGTCGGCAAAACCTCGTTGGCAAACGCGGTGCGCCTACCTGCCCGCGAATCCAATTGCCTCGTTCTCGAAGGGAAGTTCAATCAGTTTGATGCCGACGTTCCCTTTGTGGCACTTCGTCAGATGTTGCAGCAATTGTGCACAACGATCTTATCGGCCAGTTCGGTCGATCGGAACGCGTGGCGCGAGCAGCTTCGGCTCGCGGTGAAGGACCACGGAGCACTGCTCATCCACTTGGTTCCAGAGTTTGCTCCACTTCTGGGAGAGCAACCTCCACTCGAACCCATCGGACCGCTCGAGGCCCGTTATCGGTTTGAAGCGATGATTCAAGGTGTCTTGAAGGTCGTTTGTCGCCCCGAAAATCCCCTTGTGATGTTCATCGACGACTGCCAATGGGCTGATCCAGCATCGATCCATTTGTTAAAGAATCTAGCGATCGGCAGCGATCTCCACTTTCTCTTTCTGATCGCAGCTTACCGGGACGAGAAAACCAATGCAGCCCTTCCATTCTTTTCACTCGTTCGAGATTGGGAACGTCAATCCGTCTCGGTCAGGCGATGCGATTTACCGGGTCTGTCGCTGGAGGGGATCAAAAAGATGATGCGAGACCGGGGGCTGACAACTTCCGGTGACGATGAAACTTTGCCTCAGACTATCCTTTCCCGTTCGGCGGGAAATGCGCTATTCGCGAGAGAGTTGGTCCAACTCGTATCTCAAAAGGGTTCTCACAGACAAGACAATGAGCAGGCTGCAGATCTCTCGAGAGAAGGGGTAGCTTTTCTTCCGGGCAATATCCTCGACGTATTCACCTCGAAGATTGCTCATCTCGGCAACTCCTTTCAGTCTCTGTTGTCCACTGCTTCGTGTTTAGGGCATGGCTTCGAGCTAGGTGTCTTAGCCAGCTGCGCGGGCATATCGAAATCCGAGTGCCAGTCTTTACTGGATCGAGGAATTCCGGAACTGATCGTTCCATTCGAAAAACATCGAGCCTTGTATTCGCAATCCGTCGGATCATCGCAGCAATGGTTTCGCTTTCGGCACGATCGAATCCAGCAGGCTGCGCTTGGATTTATTCCTATCGAAGATCTTCCGTCCACTCGGATGCAAGTTGCCTTTCGAATGTTGGAGAGTTATACCGAGCAGGAACGGCTCGAGTTCGCATGCGATTTAGCAGAACACATCAACGCTGGATCTCATTTGCTTCGCGACGAAGCCGACGTTTTTCGTTGTGTCGCATTGAATTTGACCGCAGCCGAAAGTGCAATGACCGCGACCGCTTACCGTTCCGCGCTCCGGTATCACCGCGCTGCCCGAAAGTGTATTGTGGAGTCGAATCTAAAAGAGGTCTTTTGGCAAAAGGAGTACGAGCTTGCCTTCAAACTCTACGTGGACCATGCTGAAACAGAGTATCTCGAAGGAGACTTTTCCGAGGCCGAACGATGCATCCAAGCAGCGATAGTCCGCGCCACGTCACCCATCGAAAAAGCCAATGCGAGAGTCCTCTCGCTAATTCATTGCACCATGCGGGGCATGTACCAGGAAGCGATCGACGTTGGAACGACCGCATTGCAGGAACTTGAGGTGTCCCTCCCGCAAGAAGGGGACTTGGTGTCGAGAGACCTGGTCATTTCTCAAATTTTCGGTCAATTGGAGGAGAGGCATTTTCGGCCCACGGATGGACGTTCCACAGGGACAGAGGATCCAGTTGTCCGTTGTATCGTTCAGATTCTAACCGCCATGGGGCCTCCCTGTTATCGCGTGCGCCAATCGCTGTGGGGTTGGATCGTTCCGATGATCGTACAAAAGATTCTGAGCCATGGTCCACTCCCCCAGCTTTGTTATAGCTTTTCTGCCATGACTGGATTGCTGACCTACCTGGGATATGACCCCAACGATACGAAGCGATTCATGGAACTCACGGAGAATTGGATCTCCAGCGCGGACCCTTCCTATTCCGATCGCTCGGTGGCTCACATGATGCTAGGTAGCTCAGCGCGACACTGGTTCTCTCCGTTGGCTGACTGTTCCGACAACTATCGAAAAGCGATGGAAATGGGAAAGCAATCTGGCAATTTGCAGTACGCAACCTATGCGTTGGCGCATGACATGTATTGCTCCTACTTTGCCGGTCGATCCTTGCAGGAGATTGTCTATGACAGTGAAGTCGCACTCGAGTTCTGTCGGTCGCGTCAGAATCTTTGGGCAGTAGATCTGCTGCAGGGAGGCGTCCGTGCTATCCAGTTGCTTCATGCCCCTCACCAACCCTCGTCAGCGGACGAGATCGATTTTCTAAATGGATTGGAGTCGCGTAGTCATCGCCAAGTCGCCGTGATTTATCACGTCATGTTGGCCGAGGCCAATCTTTTCCTCGGCGAATTCAACAAGGCCTGGGAACATTCGGAAATCGCCCATCGAGACTTGGATTTCGTCGCGACCCAAGGCCTGTTGCCTTGGCCAGAACACTTGGTCACCCGACTCCTCTTGATGGTCATGATGGCAACAGAGCCATCGGTGGTTTCGGAGCAACAAGATGGCCAAAACAGGAAAGAAGAGTTCGACGCAATGATGATGCGACTCTTCCAGTGGGCGGAGCAATGTCCACAAAACTATTTGAATAAGCTCTATCTCCTTCAAGCCGAAATGGCTCGTCGGGATGGGGATTATCCAAAGGCGGCATGGCTCTTTGACCGCGCCATTGAGGAGTCGAAGCTCTCTGGATTTCTTCAGTGGGAGAGCCTTGCAAACGAGCGTGCCGCAGAGCTCTGGCGTTCGGTGGGCAATTCTGTTCTCGTTGCGATCTATTGGAGGTCTGCATTTCATGGATACCAGCAGTGGGGGGCAAATTCGAAGCTGCGAAAGATGATCGACTCCTTTCGAGAATTGATCGCAACCTCATTGGAACGGACGGATTCGGATCCTGCGGTGTCTAATCCAGAAATAAAAGACTATTGCCACGCGATCATCGATAGACAGACTCAACTCCTTTCGATGGAAACGAGACGGCTCGAGAACCAACTTGACTCCGAGAAGGCTACTCAGGTGGTCGGAGCATTGAGATCAGCAGCCGAGACGATGCGACGCGATTTGGCTGCCAATCGAGAAGCGGCCCAACAACTCAAAGAGCAGCGAGATCGAGAGCGCGCTATCAAAGAAACACTGGAGCAACGAGTTCAACTTCGAACCCAAGAACTTGAGATCGTTGCGAAGAAACTCAAGGAAGCGAATCGGATTCTAGAACGTCGCAATGAAGAACTGGACCAATTTGCTTACATCGCTTCGCATGACTTGAAAGCTCCTCTTCACGGTATCACTTTGGTTTCGGCGTGGCTCCGTGAAGACGGAGGGGAATGGTTACCCGAGTCGTCCCGTCGTTATCTCGATGAGTTGGATCTCCGAGTGCAACGCATGGCGAATCTACTCGATTCGATACTTTCTTACGCTCGTGCCGGGCGAAGTCTCGAACAAGTAGAGTTGGTGAGCGTGCAAGATTTAATCCATCGCATTTTGGAAAGTCTTCATCGACCGGAAGAGTTTCGCATTCACGTTCAACTCCCTATGCCGGTCCTCCACACCGATCCCAATGGAATGCAACAGGTATTCCAAAACTTGATCCAAAATGCCATCAAACATCACGACCGGATCGATGGAAACATCACTATCTCTTGGCGAAACCTGATCGACATGTACGAATTCGTTGTGGCGGATGATGGCCCGGGAATCGACCCCCGGTATCACACCAAGATCTTTCAAATGTTCCAGACGTTGAGACCCTGGACTGAGGTGGAAGGGAGCGGGATCGGACTCTCGATCGCCAAACGCGTGGTCGAGCTCCATGGAGGGCAAATCTCTATCGAATCCGAATTGGGACGAGGAACCCGTTTTCGATTCACCTGGCCTATACGTGCGACCGACTATCGATGA
- a CDS encoding response regulator: protein MESRSRFVVSDANLLGHLGPCAKEVDLVLRELDHCSDRLADMHPGLSEAIHCCADFLQGFLRKACGIDVCTEREPEEDNERIGFAVQRLLALAKEESLRGAEKNRLHQLLRNLADRFEVYASAVDSPSLSEDTKTLGNQIRSDLTNLRKQFGFEEVEAPTTRQRIVLVEDNSDERDLLMAFLLKRGCDVHSFEDGADALNFIHGEHPDAVLLLDMNLPHCHGAKVVQSIRNDPLAREMQIIGMSGASLQDNRVSLGPDGLDFWLRKPFNPNAILDVIDSRSHV from the coding sequence ATGGAAAGCAGATCGCGTTTTGTTGTAAGCGATGCCAATTTACTTGGGCATCTGGGGCCCTGTGCAAAGGAGGTCGATCTCGTACTACGGGAATTGGATCATTGCTCCGATCGCTTGGCGGACATGCACCCCGGACTGTCGGAAGCGATTCATTGCTGTGCCGATTTTCTGCAGGGTTTTCTACGGAAAGCATGCGGCATTGACGTTTGCACCGAAAGGGAGCCGGAGGAGGACAATGAGCGTATCGGGTTCGCGGTTCAGCGTCTTCTGGCACTGGCCAAAGAGGAATCGCTTCGGGGGGCGGAGAAGAATCGATTGCACCAGCTTCTGAGAAATCTAGCCGACCGATTTGAAGTCTACGCCAGTGCCGTGGATTCGCCCTCACTTTCCGAGGATACGAAAACACTGGGGAACCAAATCCGATCTGATTTGACGAATCTACGCAAGCAATTCGGGTTCGAGGAAGTCGAGGCTCCAACGACCCGACAGCGTATCGTTTTGGTCGAAGACAACTCGGACGAGCGAGATCTGTTGATGGCGTTTTTGCTCAAACGCGGTTGCGACGTTCACTCTTTCGAGGATGGGGCGGATGCTTTGAATTTCATCCATGGAGAGCATCCGGATGCGGTCCTTCTTTTAGACATGAATCTTCCGCACTGCCACGGTGCGAAAGTCGTTCAATCGATTCGAAACGATCCCCTCGCTCGCGAAATGCAAATCATTGGAATGAGCGGTGCGTCGCTCCAGGACAATCGGGTGTCTCTCGGCCCCGATGGATTGGACTTCTGGCTACGCAAACCCTTTAACCCAAACGCGATCTTGGACGTCATCGATAGTCGGTCGCACGTATAG
- a CDS encoding MarR family winged helix-turn-helix transcriptional regulator, whose protein sequence is MRVRTTSSSSIWLQAMMDFQRDLPLALRAAYLAMHRATDACFAPYGVTADQFVLLLNLVAHGEALTQRELANRMGSDPSTVRAMLVLLERGGLIERDSHPSDGRAKTVALSDEGRVMVERLWSASQSIRDQMQQVVGPSRSSTLIHSLNQLAIELDPHFQGSSHSSPIA, encoded by the coding sequence GTGCGTGTACGCACGACTTCGTCCTCTTCTATTTGGCTCCAAGCGATGATGGATTTTCAGCGTGATTTACCACTGGCTCTTCGCGCTGCGTATCTTGCCATGCATCGCGCCACGGATGCGTGCTTTGCCCCGTATGGCGTCACGGCGGATCAGTTTGTTTTGCTCCTCAACCTAGTAGCGCATGGCGAGGCATTGACGCAACGAGAATTGGCCAACCGTATGGGGTCGGACCCGAGCACGGTTCGTGCCATGCTCGTTTTGCTCGAACGAGGGGGATTGATCGAACGGGACTCGCATCCCTCCGATGGCCGCGCCAAAACGGTGGCGCTTTCGGATGAGGGACGAGTAATGGTAGAACGACTTTGGTCAGCGAGTCAGTCCATTCGAGATCAAATGCAACAGGTCGTTGGTCCGTCGCGATCCAGTACACTGATTCACAGCTTAAACCAGTTAGCCATCGAACTAGATCCTCACTTCCAAGGTAGCTCTCACTCCTCTCCCATCGCCTAA
- a CDS encoding PVC-type heme-binding CxxCH protein has translation MSVPHLDTSLFQFVDVGAKIPNYTPGQRWGTQGKPLTLMQKPLTAERSIETYATPKDFQLSLWASEAATNWPEQTAAPKPYMGLQGKPIAMNWDERGRLWICETIDYPNELQSTPAAGRDRIKICEDTDNDGVADKFTLFAQHLSIPSTLISYRGGVLVQDGQKTIYLKDVDGDDRADFRQELITGWAMGDTHGGVSNFQYGPDNWIWGMQGYNNSEPVINGERQMRFRQGFWRFKPRSAPSAKTSPAFALDKESGTPASDSTTSYDQHTLRVDALEFVRATNNNTWGLGFSEEGYVFGSTANGCPSVHMPIPNRFYDQVAGWSPKTLERIAPTNAFIPFDEPVRQVDQHGGYTAAAGHALYTARNYPPAWWNKIGMVCEPTAHLVGGFVLEKDGAGYKSRNTFNVVASLDDWVAPIMSEVGPDGNVWVLDWYNYIVQHNPTPNGFQTGKGAAYESDLRDKRFARVYRLLYKQTNAPTSPQSLRDASLDALVQALKSDNFFWRRTAQRLLVERNSTDAATLRSLVDLVSDSKLDAIGLSPAAMHAIWTLSGLVEQGNEAARDALRKACETGIRHPSSPVRHAAVESMAPADLQMASKAGLLQDKDPRVQLAMLLRLAEDASDAITPEALAQHLVQTPAVADDSILLDAWTSAASKHAVPVLAGLVHQKQEFSVAVQDRIAVLGEHVARSNPTPADLEKLLQGDPRSPAHVPVWQGLAKGWPREGKVELSQSAQDRIRKEFLAETIPIENRAALLSIADKWSIAGLPELAERIQGTLFQTALDANEPMEKRLEAWDQAIKLAPTSPNIMRAARQLLTPQLAPSPAMRALMSLQAARVEGLADEVLLLRKKLSPQVASAALTLLLSRAETTRELLDSIADGKVQFLDLQLDQRQALMNHPMRELANYAKELMAKQGALVSTNRQSLVDDWKPVTEMSGDIQNGIAMYRKHCALCHKHGEIGVAIGPNLTGMAVHPKDEILMNILDPSRSVENNFRNYQILTVDGTVLTGMLAGESANSLRLINSQGKEEQVLREDIEELNASTKSLMPEGFESQMTKQEMADLLSFLANRGRYTPLSLTGVSTLSGPKGMPGPRGATGEPFVLKEVGVVEFEGVPFELIDPQSGRTANIIALQAPRGNAPTSLPNSVSIPCLGKVSAIHLLGGIASFGYPINKNESTSMVVRAHYVDGSKSEFELINGKQIANYQERVDVPDSKFALDANGKQIRYLKIPLTASKELKSIELAKGDDFSTPLVFAITVESANADSH, from the coding sequence ATGTCGGTACCGCACCTCGATACAAGCCTGTTTCAATTTGTGGATGTGGGGGCGAAGATCCCGAATTACACTCCCGGACAGCGGTGGGGAACACAAGGGAAGCCGTTAACGTTGATGCAAAAGCCTCTGACGGCAGAGCGTTCTATCGAAACCTACGCCACCCCCAAGGATTTTCAATTGTCCCTTTGGGCAAGCGAGGCCGCAACAAACTGGCCCGAACAAACAGCCGCACCGAAGCCCTACATGGGCCTGCAGGGCAAGCCCATCGCGATGAACTGGGACGAACGTGGACGCCTGTGGATCTGCGAGACCATCGACTATCCCAATGAGCTGCAATCGACTCCTGCTGCAGGTCGCGACCGGATCAAAATTTGCGAAGACACCGATAACGATGGCGTTGCCGACAAGTTCACTTTATTTGCACAACACCTCAGCATTCCTTCTACGCTCATTTCCTATCGGGGGGGAGTGCTCGTTCAAGACGGACAAAAAACCATCTACCTAAAAGACGTCGACGGTGACGACCGCGCGGACTTCCGGCAAGAGCTCATTACCGGCTGGGCGATGGGAGATACCCACGGGGGCGTGAGCAATTTCCAATATGGGCCCGACAATTGGATTTGGGGAATGCAGGGTTACAACAACTCCGAACCTGTGATCAACGGTGAGCGGCAGATGCGGTTCCGTCAGGGCTTTTGGAGATTCAAACCCCGTTCAGCTCCGTCTGCAAAGACTTCACCCGCATTTGCATTGGACAAGGAGTCAGGAACGCCTGCCAGCGATTCGACGACATCGTACGATCAACACACGCTGCGCGTGGACGCGTTGGAATTCGTTCGCGCCACCAACAATAACACTTGGGGACTTGGGTTCAGCGAAGAGGGCTACGTCTTCGGTTCGACCGCGAATGGTTGTCCGAGCGTGCATATGCCCATTCCCAATCGTTTTTACGATCAAGTGGCAGGCTGGTCGCCCAAAACGCTAGAGAGGATTGCCCCCACCAACGCGTTCATTCCCTTTGACGAGCCCGTACGGCAAGTGGATCAGCATGGTGGATACACGGCGGCAGCTGGTCACGCGCTCTATACCGCTCGCAATTACCCACCGGCATGGTGGAACAAGATTGGTATGGTCTGCGAACCAACGGCCCACCTCGTCGGGGGCTTTGTTCTGGAGAAGGATGGTGCGGGCTACAAGAGTCGCAATACGTTCAATGTCGTGGCGAGCTTGGACGATTGGGTTGCACCGATCATGTCCGAGGTAGGCCCGGATGGAAACGTCTGGGTTCTCGATTGGTACAACTACATCGTTCAACACAACCCGACCCCTAACGGATTCCAAACAGGGAAAGGCGCTGCCTACGAGAGCGATCTACGCGACAAGCGATTCGCGCGCGTTTATCGACTTCTCTATAAACAAACGAATGCACCTACCTCTCCACAATCACTCCGAGACGCATCGCTCGACGCCCTCGTACAGGCTTTGAAGTCCGACAATTTCTTTTGGAGGCGGACCGCTCAGCGACTCTTGGTCGAACGAAACTCCACCGACGCAGCAACCTTGCGTTCCCTCGTGGATTTGGTATCCGATTCCAAATTGGATGCGATCGGGCTTTCGCCTGCCGCCATGCATGCCATTTGGACCCTTTCGGGATTGGTGGAGCAAGGCAACGAAGCTGCCCGAGATGCGTTGAGAAAAGCATGCGAGACGGGTATTCGTCATCCATCGAGTCCTGTACGACATGCAGCTGTTGAGAGTATGGCCCCTGCCGATTTGCAAATGGCATCGAAGGCGGGTTTGTTGCAGGACAAGGATCCGCGCGTTCAACTGGCGATGCTTCTACGTTTGGCAGAAGATGCATCCGATGCCATCACACCGGAAGCGCTGGCACAGCATTTGGTTCAAACTCCCGCTGTTGCAGACGACTCGATTCTTTTAGATGCTTGGACCTCTGCTGCCTCCAAGCACGCTGTCCCTGTTTTAGCGGGACTCGTTCACCAAAAACAGGAATTCAGCGTCGCAGTCCAAGACCGTATTGCAGTGCTCGGTGAGCACGTTGCTCGTTCCAATCCAACCCCAGCCGATCTCGAGAAATTGCTGCAAGGCGATCCCCGTTCACCGGCTCACGTTCCGGTCTGGCAAGGCTTAGCGAAAGGCTGGCCTCGCGAAGGAAAAGTGGAGCTGTCTCAATCTGCGCAGGATCGCATTCGCAAAGAGTTCTTGGCAGAAACGATTCCCATCGAGAACCGCGCCGCGTTGTTATCCATCGCCGACAAGTGGTCGATTGCAGGGTTGCCGGAGCTGGCCGAACGGATTCAAGGCACGCTCTTCCAAACAGCACTCGACGCAAACGAGCCAATGGAAAAAAGATTGGAGGCTTGGGACCAAGCGATCAAATTAGCACCGACGAGCCCGAACATCATGCGAGCCGCTCGTCAGTTGCTTACGCCTCAATTGGCACCCTCCCCTGCAATGCGAGCCTTGATGTCGCTGCAAGCGGCTCGCGTCGAGGGACTCGCCGATGAGGTCCTGCTGTTGCGCAAGAAACTCAGTCCTCAGGTAGCGAGCGCTGCGTTAACGTTGTTGTTGTCGCGCGCGGAAACCACACGAGAGCTGCTCGACTCCATCGCCGACGGGAAAGTTCAGTTCCTAGATTTGCAATTGGATCAACGTCAAGCGTTGATGAACCACCCGATGCGGGAACTGGCTAACTACGCTAAGGAGTTGATGGCCAAGCAAGGGGCATTGGTTTCAACCAACCGGCAGTCGCTCGTTGACGATTGGAAACCGGTGACTGAGATGTCTGGTGATATTCAAAATGGCATCGCCATGTACCGCAAGCATTGCGCACTGTGTCATAAGCATGGCGAAATCGGCGTGGCGATTGGGCCCAACCTGACAGGCATGGCGGTCCACCCTAAAGACGAGATCCTGATGAACATCTTGGACCCATCACGCAGCGTTGAGAACAACTTCCGAAACTACCAGATTCTGACAGTGGACGGCACCGTTCTCACAGGAATGCTCGCAGGGGAATCGGCCAATTCGCTTCGCCTGATCAACTCGCAAGGAAAAGAGGAACAGGTTCTGCGCGAAGATATCGAGGAACTCAATGCATCGACCAAATCGCTGATGCCTGAAGGCTTCGAGAGCCAGATGACGAAACAAGAAATGGCCGACCTATTGAGCTTCCTCGCCAACCGAGGTCGTTACACGCCCTTGTCGCTGACTGGCGTGTCGACGCTCAGCGGCCCGAAAGGGATGCCGGGACCACGAGGGGCGACGGGAGAGCCTTTTGTATTGAAGGAAGTCGGAGTCGTTGAGTTCGAAGGTGTCCCCTTTGAACTCATCGATCCGCAGTCAGGCCGAACAGCGAACATCATCGCTTTGCAAGCACCGCGCGGAAACGCCCCGACGTCTTTGCCTAACAGTGTTTCCATCCCATGCCTTGGAAAGGTCTCCGCAATCCACTTGCTAGGAGGAATTGCGTCGTTTGGATATCCCATCAATAAAAACGAGTCGACCAGCATGGTCGTCCGGGCTCATTATGTCGATGGATCCAAATCGGAATTTGAGCTCATCAACGGTAAGCAAATTGCGAATTACCAAGAGCGAGTGGACGTTCCGGACTCCAAATTCGCATTGGACGCCAACGGCAAACAAATTCGATACTTGAAAATTCCTCTCACAGCATCGAAGGAATTAAAGAGTATAGAGCTCGCGAAGGGTGATGATTTTTCGACGCCGCTTGTGTTCGCGATTACGGTCGAGTCCGCAAACGCCGATTCGCACTAA